The stretch of DNA AACATATCTAGTTTCTCAACTTCAGAATGAAGCATGTCGCCGAGCTCAACCCAGTAACGTTCGCGGCAGACTACAAGAAAGTCAACGTACTTTTCGAGCGAGCATTAACGCTGCTGCACAAGATGCCCAGGATTTGGGAAATGTATCTTCAATTCCTGATGCAGCAGCCGGTCGTTACACTTACTCGCCGAACTTTCGACCGAGCTCTCAGGGCTCTTCCAATCACGCAGCACAATCGCATATGGGCCTTGTACCTTCCTTTCGCGAACGCCGCCTCAGGTCAAACAGCTGTCAAGGTATGGCGACGATATATGCAAGTTCATCCGGAAGATGCCGAGGACTTCATTGAACTCCTCATCAATGCTAGAGCCTTCACCGAAGCTGGAAAGCAGTATGTCGATCTTCTCAATAATTTTCGCTTTTCGAGCAAAACTGGCAAGGGCCACTATGAGCTCTGGGGTGAGATGGTCGATATGCTCGTTGAGCATGCCTCAGAGATCGATGTCGAACACGAGACTGGACTAGATGTGGAGCAGATCATTAGGAGCGGCATAGCCCGGTTTACGGATCAAAGAGGCAGACTCTGGGCCGGGTTAGCCACCTACTGCATTCGTCGAGGTAGCTTTGAACGGGCACGAGACGTCTTCGAGGAGGGCATTACCACGGTGATGACCGTCCGAGATTTCACTCTCGTTTTCGATTCCTATGTGGAATTTGAGGAATCGGTTATTGGAACGTTGATGGAGCTTGCATCGACGCGCGCCGAACAAGGCTTGGTGGACGAAAATGCCGACTTTGAGCTTGATGTTCGGATGCTCCGTTTCGAGCATCTTATGGACCGTCGCCCTTTCCTTCTCAACGATGTCCTCCTCCGTCAGAACCCACACAATGTCGCCGAGTGGGAAAAACGGGTCGCCCTCTGGGGTGAAAACAAAGCAGAGGTTGCTCAGACCTACACCGACGCCATATCATCAATTAATCCCAAGCGGGCCGTGGGCTCTTTCCACCAGCTCTGGGCAAACTACGCAAGGTTCTACGAACGAGGTGGAGATCTTCGAAATGCGTGCATCATCATGGAGAAAGCTGTCAAAGTGCCGTTCAAGTCGGTtgcggagctggccgacatgTGGATTGAGTGGGCGGAAATGGAGCTTCGCAACGAGCACTTTGACGACGCGATccgcatcatggccaaggcTGTGCAAGCCCCCAAGAGGTCCACCGTCGACTACTTTGATGAGAGCCTGACGCCGCAACAGCGCGTCCACAAAAGTTGGAAGCTCTGGAGCTTCTACGTGGATCTTGTGGAGAGTGTCTCTACGCTGAGCGAGGTGCAAAAGGTTTACGAGAGGATTTTTGAGCTTCGCATCGCGACACCACAGACTGTTGTCAACTACGCCAATCTGTTGGAGGAGAACCATTATTACGAGGAGTCCTTCAAAGTCTATGAGCGAGGCCTGGACCTTTTTAGCTACCCAGTGGCATTTGAGCTGTGGAATCTGTACCTGACGAAGGCCGTCGACCGAAAAATAGGCATTGAGCGACTGAGGGATCTTTTCGAGCAAGCGGTGGAGGACTGTCCCCCGAAGTTTGCCAAAACGATATATCTCATGTATGGCAACCTCGAGGAAGAGCGTGGCCTCGCGCGGCACGCGATGCGTATCTACGAGAGAGCAACGCGAGCGGTCGCAGACGAGGATCGTGCGGACATGTTCAACTTCTACATCACCAAGTCGGCCTCCAACTTTGGCCTGCCGTCAACGCGGCCGATATACGAAAGAGCCATCACGGCGCTCCCTGACGCAGAAGCGAAAGACATGTGTCTGAAATTTGCGGATATGGAAAAGCGCCTGGGCGAAATCGACAGAGCGCGGGCCATTTACGGCCATGCATCTCAATTTTGCGACCCTCGGACGAACGTGGACTTCTGGACGAAGTGGGAGCAATTTGAGGTACAGCATGGCAATGAGGACACATTCAAAGAAATGCTCCGGATCAAGAGGAGCGTCCAGGCCCAATACAATACCGATGTCAACTTCATTGCTTCGCAGGCCTTGGCTCGCAGCCAACAGAGGGCTGGCAGCAATGCCGGGGATGAGGCGTCAGACGCCATGGCAGCTCTTGAGAGACAGGTCGCAGCACCAGAAGGATTCGTGGCTGCAAGTTCGGCTTCGCAAAAGGTTGGCCACGCTGCAGGCGAAGCTGCTCGAATTGCAAACCCAGAGGCAATTGACATTAATGGGCTCGAGGAATAGCCATCTATTATCCGTCACATCAACCACGGATGGCCCTCGACAGGACAAGGTATTGGCACGATACAGGCGCTACAAGTCACCGTATCGTTGGATAGGTGGGGAGTCGAGTGACTGGGTCGGCCATGAAAGAAATGACAGAGAGTAAGTGGCATAAGTCAATAAATGATACCAGATAAGACAATGTACCGTAACCAATCCTCTTGGCAACCCAGATGTTCCATTCGGCGAGCGTGCTGCCTGCTGACTTGCTGTCTGCCAGCCGCCTACGCCGGCCGTGCTCAACATGCTCACTTGCCGCCCTTCATCTCGGCAATCTTGGCATGGTATTTCTCGGCATAGTTCCTGTCTATGTGGCCGTCGCGGGAGTTGGGGGTGGCGTATATGGACCCTTTGCGCTTCTGGAAACGACTCGGGGGCACTTTCGACGCATCTATTCTGGTGATCAGTAACGCGAAGAAGAGGGCAatgctgcgcggcgaggacgaacCCCACTCATCGCTCATCCGGCGGTCCTGCTTGGAGGAGCCAGAGACAGGTGACTCGTTCATGACCAAGGGTGCATCTGGGGCGGCAGCCTGGTGCTGCtccggctgcggctgcgactgctgctggtggtgctgctggtccgtTCCTGGGGCCATGACGAAGACGGGGATGCAGGCACTGGAGGGGACACGGGAGCTGAAGAGACGTCACGGCGATATCCAAGGGCTTTGGAGAGATGAAAGAGGATCACGCGAGGCGAGGGTTGCGAGGGCAGCCCCGTGTTGGACAAGGAAGGGCCTAGAGTCAATCGCTCGTGCTCACGCCGAGGGGAGTTTTGTATGGACAATGgcgagaggagaggaggTGGGCGGACaagcggcgcgggcagcgtcgTGGCTCATATAGGGAAGGCAGCACTCTAGAATGCGCTTTACCATGGCCCAGCTAGGGACCATATGTACTCATACCTCTGCACCCAACCTCGCTTCACGTCGCGACATACCAGGTAGGCACAGGCGAAGGGCGCGGGGcgtcgagcgagcggcgcgcgaaGTACCGTCAAGTTTGGGGCACTTGGTAGAGTGAGGTACGAGTACATGAGGTGTATTGTGGCGGGCGGTACGTAGGCTGAGCAGCGAGGCGTTTgtccgcccgcggccggtgGAGGGTGATTTGGACTGATTGGAGCAGGTTTGGTTGGGTTCGAACGTGGATGGCAAGGTTTACCCCGCAGAACGGGTGAGTTGGCGCCGCATCACATCACGGGTTGCCTCTCCGATGGCTGCAATCaccccgtcccgtccagtGTAGCTCGGGGGGGGTGACTCTCCCCACCCCCACCGGAGGCACTGCCGCTCTGCCTCCTCCTGTATCTTGTTGCGCCTGGCCTGCAACAGCGCCCCTTGAGGTGCGTGTCCGGTTGTGGAGGTTGGCGACGTGTATGGTATGGACTGCCAGCTGTCTGCACTCACGTTCTGAGGCATGCCTCTGCACGTTTTGGTAAGGTAGCAAGCATCGAGTACctaagttacttcgtacagtatgCACATCTACGGTACcaaggccggccggcacTTTCCTGCAGTGCGCGCGTGCCGGAACGGGCAAGGCGAGACTCCAGAGAGGGGGAACAGGGGGTGTTGGGGGGCTTGTCCTGCATCTCGGTGATGCTGCGAGTAAGTTGTTGGTTCGTCGCTTGCTGACGTCATGTGTCGTAGGTTGTGTCTTGCCACAGACGATCGTGTCGCCATCAATCCTCTGCTTCGACCGGCCCACCGGGGTCCGGTTCCTCGGCCGCATCTCCGCGACCCACGTAAGGCAGCTGCTACGAGCTTTCCATGTGCTTTTCTTCTTCGTACGAACGTCCGCTAAGcaggtacctaggtaagTTACCGGGGCGCTTACTTAGTGCCTAAGTATATTATACCTTTTATATAATTCTATCCCATctatatacttaataatatatataactatCTATAATATCCTATTATACTTACTCCCTATATATATTTTccctttattatatattattatttattcttaataataattaaaaagCTTATATTATTGATTCCTCTAACCTTAAGTGGTCTATTTAAGCTAGTATATAAGGAGGGCAGGCAAGTACTTAAGGGACGTACGTAGGTGCTTTGAGGAGCCTCTCCCCACCTACCCTAGATCGAAATGCCATGGCCCAATTTTCCGCACGTCTCGCACGGTATGACCACTGACTGATATAAACAAAGGTTACATCCTGCGTAAGGTACTACTAGTATCTACCGAAGCTCAGGTTCTAGGTAATATGCGTCCTCTTCCCAGTCGCCCCACGGCAATGCCCTCCATGTGCTTATTTTGTTCACCTTTAGGGCGTTTCAACTTCCAATGAAGCTACATCGTGGCAGCGTGTCGCGAGCGCCCCTGTAACCCTGTTGTGCTCACCCCGAGTCCTCGCTGTTCGCACAAACGAGACGGGCCGGCATGCGGAGCACGTCTGTCCGTCCACTGACAGCAAGGTAGCCATTCGCCTCATGCTCCTCCGCCTGAACCGCCATCGGATGGCCTTGAAAAGAAAGCTGGACAGCTTTCTGCGCAACGTTTACTCGCAgtccgcgcctcctcctgtcGCCATGGCACACACGCGCACGATACTGTTAAATGCCCAAGAGGAGCAGCTCCGAGCCCTCTTGCTCGATGTCTGCCGCTCCATCAACGCTGCCGGCGATGTCGCGCAACCCGTTGTCCTTCGCTGGGCTGGTGGCTGGGTCCGTGACAAGCTGCTCGGCATCCAGAGCCATGACATTGACGTTgccatcaacgccatgaCGGGCGTCCACTTTGCTCAGCGCATGTGCGACTTCTGCGCCCTGCCCGATGTCGTCACGAGGCATGGCATCGGTCCATCTGACGTTGGGAACCTGCACAACGTTGCTCGGAACCCGGACAAGTCCAAGCATCTCGAGACCGCCATGGTCAAGATACTCGGCCTCGATCTCGACTTCGTCAACCTGCGCAAGGAAACATACGCCGACAACAGTCGCAACCCGGCAATGGAGTTCGGCAcagccgaggaggatgcccTGCGCCGTGACGCCACCATCAACGCCCTCTTCTTCAACCTGCACACAGGTTGCATCGAGGACTTCACTGGCGGCCTGCCCGACATGGCTGCCCGCGTCATTCGCACCCCCCTAGACCCTCAGCAAACATTTACCGATGACCCTCTCCGCGTCCTTCGCCTCATTCGCTTCGCCAGTCGTTTGCAATTTGACATCGACCCAGCCACACAACGTGTCATGGGTCGCCCTGCCGTCCTGCAGGCCCTGAGAGTCAAGATAAGCCGCGAAAGGGTCGGAgtggagctggagaagatgCTTAAAGGTACTTGCGCCCTAGATCGAGGCTCAGTCTTGCGGCCTAGGCCGTTCGTTAGCACATCCTTAGACCCTCACCTTGCCATATTCCCCGTGAACTGACAGTCATGCAAGGCACGCAACCTCGAAGAGCTCTAGAGCTGCTGGATGAACTGCACCTTTACCATGCCATTTTCACGGATCCTGCGCGGGAATCGATGGAGCGCCCAGATGTGAGTCGATGGCACGTGGCATACAAGTGCCTGGGCTACCTGCTGGAGAATCGCAGCCCGGGATCTATTGGCGCCCTGCTAGCGCCCTCTGAGGAGGCCGTTTATGTGGCATGGaatctcgccgccgcgagccccTGGATGCCTGTCGAGGAACCACCCAGCGTCAAAAAGAAGGCGAACGCGCTCCCTCCTGTCGCTGCGATTGCCCGCGAAGGCTTCAGAGCGCCGAATAAGCTCACGGACGTCATGGCTGCCAGTCACCGACATCGCAAGGAGATCCTTCAGCTTAAGGAAGCCGTCTGCCATGGAGAGTCTTGGGTCCGACATCGAGATAGATGCGGAATGGCGATCCGTCGATGGGACAGCCAGGGCGGCTCCTGGACACTACAGGTGCTCAGCACGCTCCTTGTGGACGCCATGGAACAGCTCGGTTCTTGGCAGAGCGCCGGTGATTCGAGCAAGCCCAACGAACACAACCTTGATCCGTTCATAGCCAAGCGCGATGAGTTTATAAGCGGGTGGCAACAGCTTCTGGACCATGTCGTTGAGCTCAACGTCTACAATGCGCCAAGCATGAAACGCCTGCTCGACGGACACGCCCTAGCTCAAGCACTAGGCGCGAAACCTGGCAAATGGACGGGGAAGGCACTTGACATCTGCATGGCCTGGCAGCTACGTAACCCAGACGAACTCGACCCAAGCAATGCAATCGAGGAAGTGCGAAAGAAACGAGACGAGCTGGGAATCCCTCTCGACAGTTCATGAGTTTGCCTATCGCAGTGTACAAATGTGCTTTGGCTCCAAGACCTGCAGTCAAGGCATTTCGCCCTCGACACGGTTGGGACACGGCGGCTTTCTGGCATATGAACAGCTGTACATAGATAGGCCCGCTGTGACTTATCGAACACTTGAGATACATTGTGGATTGCGGCTGCTGTTCGAGCAGAGCGCACAGGACATCTCGCAACTGCCCTCCAGCGTTTCTGCTCGTAAGGTCTTGCGAGCTCCTCGCTAGCTCGTCCGTCTACCCTATGTGCAACCATGGCTTTGACGGCGAGTAGGGAGGGGCTGTTGGTCAGTTttgcagctcctcctcatTGTGCACGGTCATTAAAGCACAGCGGTAAAGTCTATGTTTAACAAGCCTGGGGATATCAATACAGTGTATACACACTGTGCGAATAAAGTCTGCGCACTCGCCCGTCTCCGAGGTTTGATCTCGGGTCTAGTTTGCTTTGCGTGCCACATCACTTAGTAAATGGATAACTGCGCGGCAATTTCAACGTGTCCATGATCAACACTGATGACCGATAGTATCTGAAAACCCTATATCTACTCCCCCCCCTCATATCGAAGCCTGTCGGCCACTCGTGGTCTAGGGATTCGATGCCGGCCAACTGCAATGAATGAAAGTTTGCGGAGTCGTGGCAGCCTGGAGCGGCTGGACCTGCCGGACGACATGGATCTCAATGACTTGGCCGACGGACGTGGCCCCGAACTCTGGCTCGaccatgccgtcgccaagTTGCGGTCCGCACTAGACGAAAAGGTGTGTTGCGTTGTCCAGCGCGTGCGGCGTGTAGCGTCTATAAACATCAACATATCACCCCCCCTGAAGCATCGGTGGCTGGCCTTCATCGGGCCCTCGAGAAACAATAAAACCTGTGCAACAGGACAGCGGTGCTGACTAGTAACTTGTTTTATGCGCAGAGTCGCCACGACGAGATGCTGAGGCTGCACGCTCGCCTATCCAACATGCCGCTCAGTGGCAGAAGTGGCACGATCAATACAGAAGAGCTCTGTCACGTAATCACTACCGCACTTCTCCCTCTTGATCAGACAACAGGTATGTGACGGATAAACAAAAGATAAGAGAGCCTTGCCCAGATATGCCACTCACGCCTTGCTCACTCCAGATCTGGCCTCTCGAGGCCCTGCGGCAGAACTCGCCCTGGCTTGCCTGGCCCtgctctcgcccgccctggaTGACTCTACACTACTGACTGTCATAGCATATACGGAAGACAGTGCACCCTGGACCACCGAGGGGGGAGCTCGTCTTGCGGCTGAACTCATCCAGTCACAGCTAGACCCAATGAGACTGGATAATTTCATCAGCGGACCCCTTCTTCAAGGCTACATTCGCCCAATGATCTCATCGACAACGTGCAGCAGGCTCACTGGCTCAGGGAGACCAGTTCAGTTTCATCAAAACACCGGCGTCTCTCGAAACGCCCTGCCGGATGCACCATGGAAGCGTTGCGAACCCCCAGTGATGACCATCTTCGGCTGGGCAGTAGAGAAGGCAAATGTTGGTCGATTTACTTCCCTCTGCCACATCGTGATGACTGCCATCGGGCAGGGGCACGGAGGCGAAAGCCATAGCTAACGTCAGGTGTCAACAGAACACTCTAGTTGATGAGAAGTGGCCACTCTTCTTGCCCGCTCTTCTCGCCTTTACGACAGACTATGACGCCATGGTGCGGGAAAAGGGTCTCCGTTTTGTGTCCATCTTTCTGCATAAACTGTCGGCCAGGATCCTCAAGAAAAGCGGAGTTGGGGATCTCCTGCAGGATGCCATCTTTCCGACTCTCCTGTCCCTCCCGAGCGTGACACCCGAGCGTCAATCCGCTATGCTGCTCCGCGCCGCATACCCAGTGTTCCTGCAGCTGGCCGAAGCAGATCCAGATCCCAATCACCGCTTTAAGAAGAATGTCTTGGACAAAGTTTTGAGAGACGGAATTTTGCAAGGCTACTATCATGCCGTCGAGTACGCCACCATCGTTGAGATTTTGTTGCACAGTGCCGCCAGCGTCGTGTCTTGCTTAGGTCTCTCCTCTGTACGACATCTTCAGGTAATTATTCACCTGCAGAACCACCTGCTCCCCAGAGACTGACTCTTTGGGTCCAAAAGGGTCTGCTTGATATGGCTGAGTCAACAATGACCGATCCATTCGCAGTGGCCTATCCTCCCGCAATCGAAGCCGCGATCAACCTGTTATGCTCTATTATGTGGCATTGTTGGCCGAGGATGTCTGGGCAGGCACATGGACCGCGCGTAATTCGTGCCGCAGCAGTGTGTTGGTTAAACTTGCAGGATCAAGAGCAGCACGAGAACGAGCTCATGTCGGCAGGTGACAGGCAGCTTCTCCAAGATCGGCTTCGCAACCTGGCGAGGTTGCTCATGGCTGCCTGGGGGGAGCAAAAGCCCGGAATGGGGCAAAAGATATCCGAAGCAATGAAAAAGGAGCCTCGGCTCACTGCACTCTTTGCAGAGGATGCGAGCGGCATGCAACATGGCGATGGGAGGCGAGAACAGGCCGCAACACTCCCAGGTTGAGGTAAGACTTAATCGAGCGGCTGTTGTTTGAAGAAAGACTTTCCGCGAAGCCATTTACGATACGCCTTGTATCGTTTCTTGGCACCGTCTTCCTCTGTCACAGTGAGAGGGTTCTCGCCGACTCTGAGCAGCTCCGCATATACATCCACTTCTTCTTCAATGCCGGCCACCATGAGCCCGTGGTCGCGCCAACTGCCGTTGACGTACTCTTGGTATTCCGATGAATCCATGTCGATGGGAGCATCGGTAGAAACCACGAGAGGCAAATTCTGTGGATGGCATATATATCGCTCATAGTCTTCAGCTTCCTGCTCTCTCACAAACGGGTTGAGAGAGTCGCGGACTGCCGTGGTGAAAGTCCACTGTGCGGCCTTGGACTTTTCAAGAGCAGTTGGTTTGGTCTTGTTGCGTTCTAGAGACAAACTGAGGCCAGTGGTAGCCACCATGGTCCCTGCACCCGGCATAACGGCTTGGTCTCTATCATGCAGTGGCTGCAGCCAACGCTGCAGTGACATAGACTTGGCTGTTGTTCGTCCCGAAGCGATGGAGGCAGAATCGTCATCGCGCGCGGGCAGCTGCGGTGAGCCTGATGGGCTGCTGTAGGATGGGTCTcgcttcgtcttcttcttgtcggcctcggtgTCCCCGTCAGTGCGCACGCGGAAAGGGCTGAGGTCGTAGCGGCCGTCCTGCGTTGACTTGAGCGGAATGTACTTGATTGTTGAGTTCATCTTGTAAGCGAACATTTTAGGGAACGAAGACAAAGTCGCCGGACGGTAATACTCGAGCCAATAGTCGTCGAAAAACTCCACTGGGTGAGAGGCGACCGGACCGCGCAAGGGTAAGCGTGGGGGAACGGGCCTGTCGCGGAGATGTGCCAAGGTATACCAGTTTATGTACTTGAATTGCTTCGCGGCAGACCAGTCTTTGGGGTCGGCGTGGTGCAGGTAATAGTCTGTAGCAAGGTCCCAGAGCATGGGCTGCCCTTGAGTGAAGATGTAGTTGCCCAGAAAGAGATTGTACGCTTCCTGCCGCTGGCTGTCCAGGAAGGAGTTGTTGTAGTACCTCTTGAAGCTCTCGATCATGTCTCGGGAGTGGCTTGTCCACTGATTGATCTTGCGGTATGTCTCCATGGTGTTTACCAGCTGAGAGCCACCGTACTGAACCGCAATAGTGTCTCCATGGTCGTGCCACATGTGCGTGAAGAGGTTTACGGCGTCCGTATCGTACTCGACGGTGGTGTCCTCAATAatgccgagggcgtggagTTGGTGGCCGAGAGCGCGTTTGCCTATTACGAATTGCGCCGCGTTGGTCCGATCCAGGCAGTCGATGCAATTGGTGCGGGCTATACCATTCTGAACCGTCATGGCGCTCGTCCGGCCGTCGCCATTTTGGAAGAAGCCAGTCGTACTCAGAACCGACTCAGCAATAAGCTCCAAATTGCCAATGACATCGCCACCGCGGACCTTGGACGCCCTACTCATGTCCCAGGCCTTGTGGATGATTTTTTCCCCTTTGGGCAAGAACTGATTGAGGTAGTCGATTGCATGCGTGTACTCTTCTAGGAGCTTCGATTCTCTGGGCTGCCTTTCTTTGGCTTTGATCAGATTGACCACGTATATAGGCGCCCCGTAGCGCTCAAACAGATTGTCGAAgtgcagggcggcagcgccgtaAAAAGGGTCTACAAGGTTAAGCTCAATGGGCGGTTTCGGCGTGACTCCCGTGCTGTCCTGCGTCCAGTACAGAGGGATACTTCCGCGATGTTGCACGTAAGATGTGTATTGCGGGCTGCAATAGAGTCGGGGTCCCGGAGCGTGGAACGAGGTGGTCAGGGACTCGGCCACGATCTGCTCCGTCTCGACATCGTTTGCGACATATCCCTGGTAGACGACCTCGTCAGCTC from Purpureocillium takamizusanense chromosome 6, complete sequence encodes:
- a CDS encoding uncharacterized protein (COG:S~EggNog:ENOG503P45F); this encodes MNESLRSRGSLERLDLPDDMDLNDLADGRGPELWLDHAVAKLRSALDEKSRHDEMLRLHARLSNMPLSGRSGTINTEELCHVITTALLPLDQTTDLASRGPAAELALACLALLSPALDDSTLLTVIAYTEDSAPWTTEGGARLAAELIQSQLDPMRLDNFISGPLLQGYIRPMISSTTCSRLTGSGRPVQFHQNTGVSRNALPDAPWKRCEPPVMTIFGWAVEKANNTLVDEKWPLFLPALLAFTTDYDAMVREKGLRFVSIFLHKLSARILKKSGVGDLLQDAIFPTLLSLPSVTPERQSAMLLRAAYPVFLQLAEADPDPNHRFKKNVLDKVLRDGILQGYYHAVEYATIVEILLHSAASVVSCLGLSSVRHLQGLLDMAESTMTDPFAVAYPPAIEAAINLLCSIMWHCWPRMSGQAHGPRVIRAAAVCWLNLQDQEQHENELMSAGDRQLLQDRLRNLARLLMAAWGEQKPGMGQKISEAMKKEPRLTALFAEDASGMQHGDGRREQAATLPG
- a CDS encoding uncharacterized protein (EggNog:ENOG503P9Q4) is translated as MAPGTDQQHHQQQSQPQPEQHQAAAPDAPLVMNESPVSGSSKQDRRMSDEWDASKVPPSRFQKRKGSIYATPNSRDGHIDRNYAEKYHAKIAEMKGGK
- the FIG4 gene encoding phosphatidylinositol-3,5-bisphosphate 5-phosphatase (EggNog:ENOG503NVR3~COG:I), translating into MDDSAPLVVGQAPAAAAERVSAKGSRSRTPDPIVDGAPVFPLLQNNQAASPPSAPAAAPRIGGAEEDNDGEPAVAMPFARTSSPDSASRMPSASAARDEDQLSDRLVYKMHKFSLYETASRYYVVGVDVSEKKYRILKIDRTTEGAELNITDDKIVYSLKEMNLLLDTIDDGNRGTGGIRLRCTTWGLLGFIKFTGPYYMLLITKKSTVAMIGGHYIYQIEGTELIPLIPSRSKPDPRNTEEQRFLGILNNLDLTKSFYYSYSYDVTRTLQYNVTRERTALAKGVLPPSDQDFNSMFVWNEYLLQPAVTSLRDPYDWCRPIIHGYIDQAALSIYGRTAHITVIARRSRYFAGARFLKRGANDLGYVANDVETEQIVAESLTTSFHAPGPRLYCSPQYTSYVQHRGSIPLYWTQDSTGVTPKPPIELNLVDPFYGAAALHFDNLFERYGAPIYVVNLIKAKERQPRESKLLEEYTHAIDYLNQFLPKGEKIIHKAWDMSRASKVRGGDVIGNLELIAESVLSTTGFFQNGDGRTSAMTVQNGIARTNCIDCLDRTNAAQFVIGKRALGHQLHALGIIEDTTVEYDTDAVNLFTHMWHDHGDTIAVQYGGSQLVNTMETYRKINQWTSHSRDMIESFKRYYNNSFLDSQRQEAYNLFLGNYIFTQGQPMLWDLATDYYLHHADPKDWSAAKQFKYINWYTLAHLRDRPVPPRLPLRGPVASHPVEFFDDYWLEYYRPATLSSFPKMFAYKMNSTIKYIPLKSTQDGRYDLSPFRVRTDGDTEADKKKTKRDPSYSSPSGSPQLPARDDDSASIASGRTTAKSMSLQRWLQPLHDRDQAVMPGAGTMVATTGLSLSLERNKTKPTALEKSKAAQWTFTTAVRDSLNPFVREQEAEDYERYICHPQNLPLVVSTDAPIDMDSSEYQEYVNGSWRDHGLMVAGIEEEVDVYAELLRVGENPLTVTEEDGAKKRYKAYRKWLRGKSFFKQQPLD
- the SYF1 gene encoding pre-mRNA-splicing factor syf1 (EggNog:ENOG503NU3E~BUSCO:EOG09261XNU~COG:A), giving the protein MARACAQLPRSYKLWKLFLNFRMKHVAELNPVTFAADYKKVNVLFERALTLLHKMPRIWEMYLQFLMQQPVVTLTRRTFDRALRALPITQHNRIWALYLPFANAASGQTAVKVWRRYMQVHPEDAEDFIELLINARAFTEAGKQYVDLLNNFRFSSKTGKGHYELWGEMVDMLVEHASEIDVEHETGLDVEQIIRSGIARFTDQRGRLWAGLATYCIRRGSFERARDVFEEGITTVMTVRDFTLVFDSYVEFEESVIGTLMELASTRAEQGLVDENADFELDVRMLRFEHLMDRRPFLLNDVLLRQNPHNVAEWEKRVALWGENKAEVAQTYTDAISSINPKRAVGSFHQLWANYARFYERGGDLRNACIIMEKAVKVPFKSVAELADMWIEWAEMELRNEHFDDAIRIMAKAVQAPKRSTVDYFDESLTPQQRVHKSWKLWSFYVDLVESVSTLSEVQKVYERIFELRIATPQTVVNYANLLEENHYYEESFKVYERGLDLFSYPVAFELWNLYLTKAVDRKIGIERLRDLFEQAVEDCPPKFAKTIYLMYGNLEEERGLARHAMRIYERATRAVADEDRADMFNFYITKSASNFGLPSTRPIYERAITALPDAEAKDMCLKFADMEKRLGEIDRARAIYGHASQFCDPRTNVDFWTKWEQFEVQHGNEDTFKEMLRIKRSVQAQYNTDVNFIASQALARSQQRAGSNAGDEASDAMAALERQVAAPEGFVAASSASQKVGHAAGEAARIANPEAIDINGLEE
- the CCA1 gene encoding CCA tRNA nucleotidyltransferase (COG:J~EggNog:ENOG503NU7R), which translates into the protein MLLRLNRHRMALKRKLDSFLRNVYSQSAPPPVAMAHTRTILLNAQEEQLRALLLDVCRSINAAGDVAQPVVLRWAGGWVRDKLLGIQSHDIDVAINAMTGVHFAQRMCDFCALPDVVTRHGIGPSDVGNLHNVARNPDKSKHLETAMVKILGLDLDFVNLRKETYADNSRNPAMEFGTAEEDALRRDATINALFFNLHTGCIEDFTGGLPDMAARVIRTPLDPQQTFTDDPLRVLRLIRFASRLQFDIDPATQRVMGRPAVLQALRVKISRERVGVELEKMLKGTQPRRALELLDELHLYHAIFTDPARESMERPDVSRWHVAYKCLGYLLENRSPGSIGALLAPSEEAVYVAWNLAAASPWMPVEEPPSVKKKANALPPVAAIAREGFRAPNKLTDVMAASHRHRKEILQLKEAVCHGESWVRHRDRCGMAIRRWDSQGGSWTLQVLSTLLVDAMEQLGSWQSAGDSSKPNEHNLDPFIAKRDEFISGWQQLLDHVVELNVYNAPSMKRLLDGHALAQALGAKPGKWTGKALDICMAWQLRNPDELDPSNAIEEVRKKRDELGIPLDSS